From a region of the Nomascus leucogenys isolate Asia unplaced genomic scaffold, Asia_NLE_v1 Super-Scaffold_391, whole genome shotgun sequence genome:
- the CUNH17orf50 gene encoding uncharacterized protein C17orf50 homolog, which translates to MDKHGVKTPLWKKEPEELRAEEAEQEEGKEGSEDEDEDNQRPLEESATEGEEPPRVAEEGEGRERRSVSYCPLRQESSTQQVALLRRADSGFWGWLGPLALLGGLTAPTDR; encoded by the exons ATGGATAAGCATG GTGTGAAGACCCCCTTGTGGAAGAAGGAACCGGAAGAGCTCCGGGCcgaggaggctgagcaggaggaagggaaggaggggtcGGAGGACGAGGACGAGGACAACCAGAGGCCGCTGGAGGAGAGCGCGACGGAGGGCGAGGAGCCGCCGCGGGTGGCGGAGGAGGGCGAGGGCCGCGAGCGGCGCTCAGTATCCTACTGCCCGCTGCGCCAGGAGTCCAGCACCCAGCAGGTGGCGCTGCTGCGGCGCGCGGACAGCGGCTTCTGGGGCTGGctcggccccttagcgctgctgGGCGGCCTCACAGCTCCCACCGACAGGTGA